A genomic stretch from Telmatocola sphagniphila includes:
- a CDS encoding beta clamp domain-containing protein, with product MFQIECAPADLAQAIASVERGCYPSAVKPVLGMVKVTADREEGILFEATDLNGGIRRRLEKATVQDEGAILIHPALVGQYASQCRDELLTLAGNGSATSITTFRTEWEMPAEDVGLFPPLAEIPSGPETIEVNQKDLHRVLNSVLFAARNFGETAKFGSSDGKAIIILEVEKNLLRAIGTDLKHLAVAEVHARVHHSLIGFSCMVPVGSIRMLLENLESVEELAMVLIRRQGHGLLSFSAKTWDIIARLAEGRSPPWKKIIPTNPKGKITADGDSLSRAFRQAAIFANQEYHTVRLSFTAAVGPHTKEGITFDTLSRTGERSQVDLDCNYQGPDLSIAIDVRYPIRFLEASRHDQATEVTIEITSDQKPLVFRRGPKVLFIMAPLDLKAIEAARVAKLEEEAEKEARKKAAAA from the coding sequence ATGTTCCAAATCGAATGTGCCCCGGCCGATCTCGCCCAGGCGATCGCCTCGGTCGAGCGAGGCTGTTATCCCTCCGCCGTCAAGCCGGTACTGGGGATGGTGAAAGTGACCGCCGATCGCGAGGAGGGGATTCTCTTCGAGGCGACCGATCTCAATGGCGGGATCCGTCGCCGCCTTGAGAAAGCCACGGTGCAGGACGAAGGCGCGATCCTGATCCACCCGGCCCTGGTCGGCCAGTACGCCTCGCAGTGCCGCGATGAGCTGCTGACGCTCGCCGGCAACGGGAGCGCGACCTCGATCACCACCTTCCGCACCGAGTGGGAGATGCCCGCCGAGGATGTCGGGCTCTTCCCGCCGCTGGCCGAGATCCCGAGCGGTCCGGAGACGATCGAGGTCAACCAGAAAGATCTGCACCGCGTGCTCAATAGCGTGCTGTTCGCCGCCAGGAACTTCGGGGAGACTGCCAAGTTCGGCTCCTCCGATGGCAAGGCGATCATCATCCTCGAAGTGGAAAAAAACCTCTTAAGGGCGATCGGCACCGATCTCAAGCATCTGGCGGTTGCGGAGGTTCACGCCCGCGTGCACCACTCTCTGATCGGTTTTTCCTGCATGGTGCCGGTCGGCTCGATCCGCATGTTGCTGGAAAATCTGGAAAGCGTCGAGGAGCTGGCCATGGTCTTGATCCGCCGCCAGGGCCACGGCCTGTTGAGCTTCAGCGCGAAGACCTGGGACATCATCGCCCGTCTGGCCGAGGGCCGCTCGCCCCCTTGGAAGAAAATCATCCCGACGAATCCCAAAGGCAAGATCACGGCGGACGGTGATTCCTTGAGCCGGGCCTTCCGCCAGGCGGCGATCTTCGCCAATCAGGAGTACCACACCGTCCGCCTGAGCTTCACCGCCGCCGTGGGTCCGCACACCAAGGAAGGCATCACCTTCGATACGTTGTCGCGAACGGGCGAGCGCAGCCAGGTCGACCTCGACTGCAATTACCAGGGACCCGATCTGTCGATCGCCATCGACGTCCGCTATCCGATCCGCTTTCTGGAAGCGAGCCGCCACGACCAGGCTACCGAGGTCACGATCGAGATTACCAGCGACCAGAAACCGCTGGTCTTCCGGCGCGGTCCTAAGGTGCTGTTCATCATGGCTCCGCTCGATCTGAAAGCAATCGAAGCGGCCCGGGTGGCCAAGCTGGAGGAAGAAGCCGAGAAGGAAGCCCGGAAGAAAGCGGCCGCCGCGTGA